The sequence CTTCCGGCCGGGACCTGGTGGTGCTCGCCGAGGATGAGGGGAGGACCTTCACCCTGGACCAGCTGGAGGTGCAGTACTACCAGTGGCTGTGGGACAACGAGGACCTGCACGACCACCTGCAGCGGCCCGATGACCTGTTGTGGTATGGCACGGGTTGCCGGGATGTGAGCAGCCGCCTCCCGCAGGACCTGGTGGCTTTGCACAGCGCGACCGCCAGCCGGGTCTTAAAGGGCATCCTGAAAGGCAAGGAGGCGGGCATCTTCCTGTGGCGGGCCAGCCCGGAAACGGGCGAAGTCACCCGCCTGACCCTGACCCCTGAAGTGCCCCTCAAGTACCGTACGGGGGGGTGGACGTTGCAGGTGTCCCCGACCGCCCTGCAAAAGATGCAGGCCCTCCGCAGTGCCGATTTGCCGGGTGAAACCGGGGGGACCCTCATTGGCACCCGGGACCTGCCCCGCAAGACCCTGTATGTCACCGGGGTGCTCGGTGCCCCCGAGGACAGCCAGAAGGCCCTGAAGACCTTCATTCGGGGGTCCAGGAAGCTGCTCTTCACCTACGAACGGATCCGGCAGGTGACCTTGCGGAACCTCACCTATTTGGGGGAGTGGCATTCCCACCCGGATGGGGTCCCTGCACGGCCCAGCTTGGATGACATCATGATGTTTACTTGGTTGCAGGAGCAGCTCGGGGTGGAAGGCTTCCCGGCCCTGATGGGGATTGTGGGGCAAAAAGACCACCATTTCTTCCTGGACGACCTGAAGCCTGCGGTGCCCATGGAGGAGGTGCAAGATGCCTGACCTGAAAGCGTTGATGGAAGCCCTGAAGCTCAGTTTTTACGAGGGCATTGCAATCATCATTCCCGGCTTGGTGATGGTGATCGTGGTGTTCTTTCACCACCCCAAGCTACCCCTACCGGACCTGGGTGGGGCACCCAAATGGTTGCTGCTGGCGGTGGCAGCTTTCATCCTGGGGCATTTTTTGAAGGCCCTGTCTTCTGAGGTGCACGAGCAGTATGGGGTGGTGCTGAAATGGTACCAGGGGGTGCAAAACCATCACCGTTCCCGTGTTCCATGGCACCAGAAGATGCTGTTGAAAAGTAACCACCCTTTGCAGTGGTACTTCCGTGTCTACCTGCTGCGGGTGGTCTTCGAATTTGTGCTGTGGGTTCTGATGAGTCTGTACGTGCCGTGGCGGGCGAACAAACCCAACAACAACGGTTTTTACGGCCAGGACGAGTACCGGGAAGTGGTCAAGAAGGTGGCGGAAATGCGGGGCTGCACCGAACAGAGCCTGGACGTGGGCAAGTGCTGGAGCTTTTGTTACGGCAAGCTCACCAAAGAGGAATTGCAGGGCCGCGAACGCATGGATGCCTTCGGCGACTTCTTCCAGGGCCTGGTGGTGGTCACCCTGGCCAGTCTTCTGTTGTGGCTGCTGAAGGAGCCAGGGTGGAACCTCAACACCGTTTATGGGGTGGTGAGTCACCTGGTGGTGGCACGCATCTTGTTCGGGCGCTACCTGCGGTTCCACAACCTGGCGACCCGGAACCTGTTCCGGGCCTTCTGGCACAAGTATTGCCATGCACCTGCGGCAACCCCGCCGAGTCCTGGACCGGCTCCTGTTCCTGCATAAGCCTGGGAATACGTCCGTTGATTTTCTGGATGCTGATGAATACAGCATCCAGATTTGTTTTTAACTGCATGCAACTGGTTGTGCATGGATGGCTGGTGCGTCTCACCTTCCCCAACCCTGTTCAAGTAAAATGAACTTAGCTAACTTGTGAGGTGGTTTGATGACCCAGGTGAACATGCATGAAGCCAAAACCCGACTGTCCCAGCTTGTTCAGGACACCCTCAATGGTGAAGAAGTAATCATCGCCAGGGATGGCGAGCCCCTGGTGCAACTCATTCCCATTGAGGGTGTCGAACGGCAAAGCCGCAAAAAGAAAAACCAGTGGCCCAAAGCTGTGATGGACTTCAAAGGCATCCCGGACCTCACCCCCTTTGAGGCCCACCGTGAGGAACTCCGGCAACAGGAAGACATTGAGCTGTGATTTATTTGCTCGACACCGACACCTTGAGCCGCTGGGCCAGAGGGGAAGAACCGGTGCATTCCAAACTGACCGGTTTCTCTCCGGATGACCTAGCGGTGTCCAGTGTTACGGTGATGGAAGTGGAGTACGGATTGGCCCTCACCCCAGGAAAAGCAAAAGTGCTTCGCCCGGTGCTCTCGCAGTTCTTCCAGGTGGTCACGGTGTTGCCCTTTGAAGAAAAAGAAGCGCGGGCCACAGCTGCCGTGCGGGCTGCCCTCAGAAAGCAAGGGTTGCCGATAGGACCTTATGACGTGATGATTGCCGGAACGGCCCTCAGCCATGGTCTGGTGCTGGTCACTTCCAATACCCGGGAATACCAAAGGGTGTCTGGCCTCTTGGTGGAAGACTGGCGGGAAACCTGAACTGCAAGCTGTCTACAATGGCTTTTGATCACAAGCCAGGCGTTTTCAGATGTGCCAAACGGTTGTAAGGTACGTTGCAAAGAAAAAACACATGACCACTTTGTCCTTTTAGAAACCAATTGTCTGAAAATCGCTTTGTGAGACGAGGAATTTTCTCAAAAAAATACGTTTTCTCTCGAATCATTGCCAACCCTCGAATTGGATCACCCGCAGGCGGGGGTGGTTCGGGCCTTGGCGTTGAAACTGGAGGCGGAGTTTGCTGCCTACACCGGGGACCATCCCATCCCGTGGGGCCAGTGGCATGTGGTGATTGACGGCCGAAAGCACCACAGCAAGTTCAAGGACCAACGGGATTGGGCCATGCATTATGGCAAACTTCAGGGGAAGTGAGTCCAGAACACCCCAGGTAGGTCAGGCTCCACCTGCAATGAAGGGATGGCGAGGATTCTGGAAACGGTGTTGCAGGGCTGGATTTGTTCCTCTGGTCTTCAAGTCTTCTGACCTTCAAACTTGGCAACCCTGCGCCACTCCACACAGGCATCATGCGTCTCCTGCACGAAATCAACCAAGGGCAAAAGAAAGAAGGGCATGACGTCCCAGTGGTCATGGGGCTCAGCAAAACAGGAGGACTGGCAGATCACGCCAACCTGATCAAGGCCTTACTGCCCGACGGCAGC is a genomic window of Deinococcus misasensis DSM 22328 containing:
- a CDS encoding ThiF family adenylyltransferase, which gives rise to MESQDIRVFSPTLTIRELGLQLDWLFQEGEMVGPNLFPSLDVLEQSKQVPIEAMNVSFFLSSEAAARFNGDDPEDSNMLAVGVGALGSQVLANLTRAGFGRWGAVDDDVFMPHNAARHLLTAIHTGQSKAAEVAGVLNRNFDDQDLVRPFHENIFATPTPELQQALQEARVIVDFSASVAAARHLALNVQSPARRVSVFLSPSGRDLVVLAEDEGRTFTLDQLEVQYYQWLWDNEDLHDHLQRPDDLLWYGTGCRDVSSRLPQDLVALHSATASRVLKGILKGKEAGIFLWRASPETGEVTRLTLTPEVPLKYRTGGWTLQVSPTALQKMQALRSADLPGETGGTLIGTRDLPRKTLYVTGVLGAPEDSQKALKTFIRGSRKLLFTYERIRQVTLRNLTYLGEWHSHPDGVPARPSLDDIMMFTWLQEQLGVEGFPALMGIVGQKDHHFFLDDLKPAVPMEEVQDA
- a CDS encoding type II toxin-antitoxin system Phd/YefM family antitoxin; protein product: MTQVNMHEAKTRLSQLVQDTLNGEEVIIARDGEPLVQLIPIEGVERQSRKKKNQWPKAVMDFKGIPDLTPFEAHREELRQQEDIEL
- a CDS encoding PIN domain-containing protein, which produces MIYLLDTDTLSRWARGEEPVHSKLTGFSPDDLAVSSVTVMEVEYGLALTPGKAKVLRPVLSQFFQVVTVLPFEEKEARATAAVRAALRKQGLPIGPYDVMIAGTALSHGLVLVTSNTREYQRVSGLLVEDWRET